GTGCTCACCGAGGGAAAGTACCACCAGGTCAAGCGGATGATTGCCGCCGCGGGCAACCGTGTCGAGCAACTCCATCGCGAGGCCATCGGGGGGTTCGTCCTGCCCGCGTCGCTCGCGCAGGGGCAGTGGCAGTGGCTCGAAACCGAAGAACTGGGCATGTTGACGGGATAAAGCGAACGGCATAACCGATCTTCGGCACACTGGCAAGCTGCGGACCTTCCTGTACGCGTCAGCTTGGGCGTGCCGCTGCTGCACTGCAACATGCTTTCCGCAGTCATGTGTCTATACTGATAAATAAGGACGCCATCGGGCGTATGCTGTGGAGGACGGCACCATGATCACCGGCGACACCTTCGAGATCACCTATATGATGATTGCGTTCGCATTGCTCGGCGCAATACTGATCGGGGCCCTGCTGACCGCGCTTCATCTCAAGCGTAAGTACCATCCCAACTTGATCGGCGCGATCCTTGGCGCACTGCTGTGTTTCGCGATCATCGAGGCCATGCCGATGCTCGCGTTGTGAACAGCGCTCAACGGTGCACACTCGATAATTGGCGCGCATGCTCGCGCAAAAAGTCTTCGACACTCGGGTAGCGCAACTTGACCGAGAGTTCATCGCGCAAACGTCGGTTGGCCAGGCGGCGGGATTCGCGCATAAACGATAACAATGCCGCGTCGAGCGTGGCCTCGGCCTGTTGCCGGGTGATGCGCGGCACCGGGCGCAATCCGCATGCGTGAGCGATACGGTCGAAATACTCGCCCATTTTCCAATGCGTAGCGTCGACCGCATGAACGACGCGCTGTGGACGGCCGCGGAACAACGCCCGAACCGTGATAGCGGCGAGGTCGTCCGCATGGACGTGACCGGTATAAACGTCGTCCACATCGCACAAAGCCGGCGTACCGCGTCGCAGCCGCTCCACGGGCAACCGCTCGATGGCATAGATCCCGGGCACCCTGAGAACCGACACCCTGACAGATCCTCGTGAGCCAGCGCGACGCAATTGGCGCTCGGCCGATACACGGCGCACCGCGCGCGCGTTGACCGGCCGCACGGGCCGCGTCTCATCGATGAGCGCACCATCGCAATCGCCGTAGACCCCTGTGGTGCTCAGATAGATAATGCGTACCGGCGGCGGCTGGCGCAGCGGGCCCGGCGGCCAATGTCGGTGCCGCACGGCGCGCGGTGGCCGCTCGGGTACAATGGCGCTCTCGGTCATGACGCGCCCGACAATCGCGTGCGTGCTACCAGCGGCGCGACGCGTGACGATGCTGCGCGCACCCATGGCGACGCGCGGTGCACGGGCAGCGTGCCGCAGATCCCGCTGCGCGCCCAACGCAGCCAAGAGCGCAGCGGTGCGGCGATCTGTCGCGCCATGGGTTTGCGGCGGCGCCAAATGCAGCATTTCTCGCGCCACGCGTGCGGCGCGCGCCAGCGAGCGCCGGTCGTCAAGATCGCCGAGCAGCGGCACGAGCCCGGCCGAGCGCAGCGATGCGAAACGTGCCGGCTGAGTCGTCAGGGCGAACACGCGAAAGCGTTCGCGCAGCCATGCCGCGCAGCGCAATCCGACATCGCCGCAGCCGACCACCAGGATGCGGGGGCGGCCAAAAGCACGGCGGCGCGGCAGCCCGGCCCGCCACCCAGGCGCACCACCGCCGCTGCGCCCAGGCGACGCGGCGGTGGAAACCGTGGCCACTGCATGCGGCGCCGTGGCACACCATTGGAAAGATCGGCTGGAAAAGGTCATTGGGTGCATTGTAGCGGGCCGGCCGATCCAACGTTTTTGTTATTACTCGATTGAACTATGGCATTCAACGTAACGATCCGACAGAGCGGCAAGCAATTCCAAGTCGAAGCCGACGAACCGGTTCTAACCGCGGCGCTGCGTCAGGGCATCGGCTTGCCGTACGGCTGCAAGAACGGCGCATGCGGCTCATGCAAGGGCCAACTCGTGAACGGCAGTATCGAGCAACGTTCGCATTCGTCATCGGCGCTGTCGAACGACGAAAAAACCCGCGGCATGGCGCTATTTTGCTGCGCCACCGCGCAATCGGACCTAGAAATCGATATCCGTGAGATCGCCGGCGTGGGCGACATGCAGGTCAAGAAGCTGCCGTGCCGCGTCAATGCACTGGAGCGCGTGGCGCACGACGTGATCGTGCTTAAGCTGCAACTGCCGGCCAATGAACGGCTGCAATATCTGGCGGGCCAGTACATCGAGTTCATCCTGAAGGACGGCACGCGCCGCAGCTATTCCATGGCGAGCGCACCACACCATGAAGGCCCGCTCGAGCTGCATATCAGGCACATGCCGGGCGGCGTGTTCACCGACCACGTGTTCGGTGCGATGAAGGAACGCGATATCCTTCGCTTCGAGGGCCCGCTCGGCACGTTCTTCCTGCGCGAGGACGCCGACAAACCGATCGTGCTGCTCGCATCGGGAACAGGCTTTGCGCCCATCAAGGCGATAATCGAGCATGCGGTCTTCAAGGGCATCACACGGCCCATGACGCTGTACTGGGGCGGTCGCCGGCGCAACGATCTGTACCTGGCAAGCCTGGCCGAGCAATGGGCGCGCGAAGTGCCCGGCTTCAAGTTCGTGCCGGTGCTCTCCGAACCCGATCCGGCCGACGGCTGGCAGGGCCGCACGGGTTTCGTTCATCGTGCCGTCGTCGAGGATCTGCCAGACTTGTCCGGGTATCAGGTATATGCTTGCGGCGCCCCAGTGATGGTCGAGGCCGCGCAGCGCGATTTCACCGCGCATCACGGCTTGCCAGCCGATGAGTTCTATGCGGACTCGTTCACCAGCGCAGCGGATCTGGCGAACGCGGTCTGACCGGATAGCATGGCGGCGCACTCGCGCCGAGCCGCATGCTGAGCAAGCGCGACGCAATTTCCGGTTTACAACCGGCGCCTGCGTCGCGTATTCTTCGCGGATGATTCGCGCTCAAGCCCATCTCCGACGTCGCTGCTCGCTGTTTCCATAGGGAAGCCGCTGGCTCGTCCCGGACTGTCGCGCTGAATTGCCGCGCACCGGATTACCAAGCCACGGACTTCCGTGGCTTTTGTTTTTTTCCGGATCCTTTGCCCCGTTGATCGTTGCGTGCGATCGCATTCCCGTTGAGCGGAGAGACTTGCCATGAATTTTCAGGATTATCCAATTCAGTCGCTGATGTACATCACCGAT
This region of Mycetohabitans endofungorum genomic DNA includes:
- a CDS encoding NAD-dependent epimerase/dehydratase family protein, producing MPRRRAFGRPRILVVGCGDVGLRCAAWLRERFRVFALTTQPARFASLRSAGLVPLLGDLDDRRSLARAARVAREMLHLAPPQTHGATDRRTAALLAALGAQRDLRHAARAPRVAMGARSIVTRRAAGSTHAIVGRVMTESAIVPERPPRAVRHRHWPPGPLRQPPPVRIIYLSTTGVYGDCDGALIDETRPVRPVNARAVRRVSAERQLRRAGSRGSVRVSVLRVPGIYAIERLPVERLRRGTPALCDVDDVYTGHVHADDLAAITVRALFRGRPQRVVHAVDATHWKMGEYFDRIAHACGLRPVPRITRQQAEATLDAALLSFMRESRRLANRRLRDELSVKLRYPSVEDFLREHARQLSSVHR
- a CDS encoding CDP-6-deoxy-delta-3,4-glucoseen reductase, translated to MAFNVTIRQSGKQFQVEADEPVLTAALRQGIGLPYGCKNGACGSCKGQLVNGSIEQRSHSSSALSNDEKTRGMALFCCATAQSDLEIDIREIAGVGDMQVKKLPCRVNALERVAHDVIVLKLQLPANERLQYLAGQYIEFILKDGTRRSYSMASAPHHEGPLELHIRHMPGGVFTDHVFGAMKERDILRFEGPLGTFFLREDADKPIVLLASGTGFAPIKAIIEHAVFKGITRPMTLYWGGRRRNDLYLASLAEQWAREVPGFKFVPVLSEPDPADGWQGRTGFVHRAVVEDLPDLSGYQVYACGAPVMVEAAQRDFTAHHGLPADEFYADSFTSAADLANAV